A single genomic interval of Oncorhynchus mykiss isolate Arlee chromosome 13, USDA_OmykA_1.1, whole genome shotgun sequence harbors:
- the LOC110486571 gene encoding nucleoplasmin isoform X3 produces MDLSLSPSVSDTVCVLWGCELNDTQRKAVFEIAEDLLEHQFFIRTMCLSAEASNEMHVVEVQDRVGECCKPVPIATLHPMCQPMVSFSGFELIPPVIFNLRSGQGPLFISGQHLTLVYEEEEEEKEEVFSSTPPLDHSVLQ; encoded by the exons ATGGATCTCTCCCTTTCACCCTCTGTttctgacactgtctgtgtgctctgGG GCTGTGAGCTGAATGACACCCAGAGAAAGGCAGTGTTTGAAATAGCGGAGGATTTGTTGGAGCATCAGTTCTTTATCCGAACG ATGTGTCTGAGTGCAGAGGCCAGTAACGAGATGCATGTGGTGGAGGTACAGGACAGAGTTGGGGAATGCTGCAAGCCAGTGCCCATTGCCACTCTTCACCCTATGTGCCAACCTATGGTCAGTTTCAGTGGGTTTGAGCTCATCCCACCTGTCATCTTCAACCTTCGCTCTGGGCAGGGCCCCCTCTTCATTTCTGGGCAGCATTTGACAT TGGtctatgaggaggaggaggaggagaaggaggaggtctTCTCATCAACACCCCCACTTG ATCACAGTGTTCTTCAATAA
- the LOC110486569 gene encoding butyrophilin subfamily 1 member A1 isoform X1: MMQCFHFIVEPVKNITAKLKETRTRAKNDKREPLEENQLFIVELARDLNRVCQRSEVLENIWKLEDIWPTPLCRAFILEWASLLESKQKRPMQSDGWPEESEWRKQDLFSENEMENAKRTIINWTKDLRAQPEQSVWPGEAVAQVLEDLQAAWRSRHMPNLLTAMELLMWVLLTQGLDKEAIPQQWLIWKQRTQKIGAARYIPHSVWDWISNAAVEISLDLDTANPDLLISNDEKKMRCGFERKDVPNYHQRFDGWWCATGVEGFNSGRHYWEVEVGERDFRLGVAKESALRKGFKSLNTDTGYLTLRLERGTELKALTVPFTALPPGLIPRKVAVYLDYDQGQLSFYDVDSRSHIYTYNESFNEKLFPLFGTTEIIKDLVIKSPGSKAYCLCPSLCLWG; encoded by the exons ATGATGCAGTGTTTCCACTTTATAGTCGAGCCGGTCAAGAACATCACAGCCAAGCTTAAG GAAACTCGCACGAGGGCGAAGAATGATAAGAGAGAGCCACTGGAAGAGAATCAGCTGTTTATAGTGGAGCTGGCTAGAGATCTCAATCGAGTGTGCCAG AGGTCTGAGGTGCTGGAGAACATCTGGAAACTAGAGGACATCTggcccactcctctttgcagggCCTTCATCCTGGAGTGGGCGTCTCTGCTGGAGAGCAAG CAGAAGAGGCCCATGCAGTCGGATGGTTGGCCAGAGGAGAGCGAGTGGAGGAAGCAAGACCTGTTCAGTGAGAATGAAATGGAGAACGCTAAGAGGACAATCATCAACTGGACCAAGGACCTGAGAGCCCAACCTGAGCAAAGTGTGTGGCCTGGGGAGGCTGTGGCTCAAGTTCTGGAGGACCTCCAGGCTGCATGGAGGAGTCGCCACATGCCCAACCTCTTGACAGCCATGGAACTGCTCATGTGGGTCTTACTGACACAGGGCCTGGACAAG GAAGCCATCCCTCAACAGTGGCTCATATGGAAGCAGAGGACTCAGAAGATAGGTGCTGCCCGCTACATTCCTCACTCAG TATGGGACTGGATCTCTAATGCAGCAGTGGAGATTTCCCTTGACCTGGACACGGCCAACCCTGACCTGCTGATCTCCAATGACGAGAAGAAGATGCGCTGCGGCTTCGAGAGAAAGGATGTGCCAAACTACCACCAGCGCTTCGATGGCTGGTGGTGCGCCACAGGGGTGGAGGGTTTCAACTCTGGCCGCCACTACTGGGAGGTGGAGGTTGGGGAGCGGGACTTTCGGCTGGGTGTGGCCAAGGAGTCAGCCCTGAGGAAGGGCTTCAAGTCCCTGAACACAGACACGGGCTACCTGACCCTGCGCCTGGAGAGGGGCACGGAGCTCAAGGCCCTGACTGTGCCCTTCACTGCCCTGCCGCCTGGTCTTATCCCCCGCAAGGTGGCCGTCTACCTGGACTACGACCAGGGCCAGCTGTCCTTCTACGACGTAGACAGCCGCTCCCACATCTACACCTACAATGAGAGCTTCAACGAGAAGCTGTTCCCTCTGTTCGGCACGACAGAGATCATTAAGGACCTGGTGATCAAGTCCCCTGGGAGCAAGGCCTATtgcctctgtccctccctgtgcCTGTGGGGCTGA
- the LOC110486571 gene encoding nucleoplasmin isoform X1, which yields MLELFLLSRSVSRERRGIGLQNIKRRFTPLHFIAMDLSLSPSVSDTVCVLWGCELNDTQRKAVFEIAEDLLEHQFFIRTMCLSAEASNEMHVVEVQDRVGECCKPVPIATLHPMCQPMVSFSGFELIPPVIFNLRSGQGPLFISGQHLTLVYEEEEEEKEEVFSSTPPLDHSVLQ from the exons ATGCTAGAATTGTTTTTGTTGTCTCGATCTGTGAG CAGGGAGAGAAGAGGCATAGGATTGCAGAATATTAAAAGGAGGTTTACTCCACTCCACTTCATCGCCATGGATCTCTCCCTTTCACCCTCTGTttctgacactgtctgtgtgctctgGG GCTGTGAGCTGAATGACACCCAGAGAAAGGCAGTGTTTGAAATAGCGGAGGATTTGTTGGAGCATCAGTTCTTTATCCGAACG ATGTGTCTGAGTGCAGAGGCCAGTAACGAGATGCATGTGGTGGAGGTACAGGACAGAGTTGGGGAATGCTGCAAGCCAGTGCCCATTGCCACTCTTCACCCTATGTGCCAACCTATGGTCAGTTTCAGTGGGTTTGAGCTCATCCCACCTGTCATCTTCAACCTTCGCTCTGGGCAGGGCCCCCTCTTCATTTCTGGGCAGCATTTGACAT TGGtctatgaggaggaggaggaggagaaggaggaggtctTCTCATCAACACCCCCACTTG ATCACAGTGTTCTTCAATAA
- the LOC110486569 gene encoding butyrophilin subfamily 1 member A1 isoform X2, translating into MMQCFHFIVEPVKNITAKLKETRTRAKNDKREPLEENQLFIVELARDLNRVCQRSEVLENIWKLEDIWPTPLCRAFILEWASLLESKKRPMQSDGWPEESEWRKQDLFSENEMENAKRTIINWTKDLRAQPEQSVWPGEAVAQVLEDLQAAWRSRHMPNLLTAMELLMWVLLTQGLDKEAIPQQWLIWKQRTQKIGAARYIPHSVWDWISNAAVEISLDLDTANPDLLISNDEKKMRCGFERKDVPNYHQRFDGWWCATGVEGFNSGRHYWEVEVGERDFRLGVAKESALRKGFKSLNTDTGYLTLRLERGTELKALTVPFTALPPGLIPRKVAVYLDYDQGQLSFYDVDSRSHIYTYNESFNEKLFPLFGTTEIIKDLVIKSPGSKAYCLCPSLCLWG; encoded by the exons ATGATGCAGTGTTTCCACTTTATAGTCGAGCCGGTCAAGAACATCACAGCCAAGCTTAAG GAAACTCGCACGAGGGCGAAGAATGATAAGAGAGAGCCACTGGAAGAGAATCAGCTGTTTATAGTGGAGCTGGCTAGAGATCTCAATCGAGTGTGCCAG AGGTCTGAGGTGCTGGAGAACATCTGGAAACTAGAGGACATCTggcccactcctctttgcagggCCTTCATCCTGGAGTGGGCGTCTCTGCTGGAGAGCAAG AAGAGGCCCATGCAGTCGGATGGTTGGCCAGAGGAGAGCGAGTGGAGGAAGCAAGACCTGTTCAGTGAGAATGAAATGGAGAACGCTAAGAGGACAATCATCAACTGGACCAAGGACCTGAGAGCCCAACCTGAGCAAAGTGTGTGGCCTGGGGAGGCTGTGGCTCAAGTTCTGGAGGACCTCCAGGCTGCATGGAGGAGTCGCCACATGCCCAACCTCTTGACAGCCATGGAACTGCTCATGTGGGTCTTACTGACACAGGGCCTGGACAAG GAAGCCATCCCTCAACAGTGGCTCATATGGAAGCAGAGGACTCAGAAGATAGGTGCTGCCCGCTACATTCCTCACTCAG TATGGGACTGGATCTCTAATGCAGCAGTGGAGATTTCCCTTGACCTGGACACGGCCAACCCTGACCTGCTGATCTCCAATGACGAGAAGAAGATGCGCTGCGGCTTCGAGAGAAAGGATGTGCCAAACTACCACCAGCGCTTCGATGGCTGGTGGTGCGCCACAGGGGTGGAGGGTTTCAACTCTGGCCGCCACTACTGGGAGGTGGAGGTTGGGGAGCGGGACTTTCGGCTGGGTGTGGCCAAGGAGTCAGCCCTGAGGAAGGGCTTCAAGTCCCTGAACACAGACACGGGCTACCTGACCCTGCGCCTGGAGAGGGGCACGGAGCTCAAGGCCCTGACTGTGCCCTTCACTGCCCTGCCGCCTGGTCTTATCCCCCGCAAGGTGGCCGTCTACCTGGACTACGACCAGGGCCAGCTGTCCTTCTACGACGTAGACAGCCGCTCCCACATCTACACCTACAATGAGAGCTTCAACGAGAAGCTGTTCCCTCTGTTCGGCACGACAGAGATCATTAAGGACCTGGTGATCAAGTCCCCTGGGAGCAAGGCCTATtgcctctgtccctccctgtgcCTGTGGGGCTGA
- the LOC110486571 gene encoding nucleoplasmin isoform X2: MLELFLLSRSVRERRGIGLQNIKRRFTPLHFIAMDLSLSPSVSDTVCVLWGCELNDTQRKAVFEIAEDLLEHQFFIRTMCLSAEASNEMHVVEVQDRVGECCKPVPIATLHPMCQPMVSFSGFELIPPVIFNLRSGQGPLFISGQHLTLVYEEEEEEKEEVFSSTPPLDHSVLQ; encoded by the exons ATGCTAGAATTGTTTTTGTTGTCTCGATCTGTGAG GGAGAGAAGAGGCATAGGATTGCAGAATATTAAAAGGAGGTTTACTCCACTCCACTTCATCGCCATGGATCTCTCCCTTTCACCCTCTGTttctgacactgtctgtgtgctctgGG GCTGTGAGCTGAATGACACCCAGAGAAAGGCAGTGTTTGAAATAGCGGAGGATTTGTTGGAGCATCAGTTCTTTATCCGAACG ATGTGTCTGAGTGCAGAGGCCAGTAACGAGATGCATGTGGTGGAGGTACAGGACAGAGTTGGGGAATGCTGCAAGCCAGTGCCCATTGCCACTCTTCACCCTATGTGCCAACCTATGGTCAGTTTCAGTGGGTTTGAGCTCATCCCACCTGTCATCTTCAACCTTCGCTCTGGGCAGGGCCCCCTCTTCATTTCTGGGCAGCATTTGACAT TGGtctatgaggaggaggaggaggagaaggaggaggtctTCTCATCAACACCCCCACTTG ATCACAGTGTTCTTCAATAA